A stretch of DNA from Spirochaetota bacterium:
TACCCCGGGACATGCTCCTGGCCATGATAACCCAGTTTGTCGCCTACAGCCTGGGGGAGATCAGCGAGGAGGAGAAGAAACAGTTCCCCAAGGATTGGCACAAGAAATACTGGGAGGCCTTCCCCCAGGAAATACAGCTCCTCATCAGGGATTATATCCTCGGCAAGATCGGGAAGAACCAGTTCTGGAAGGGGATCAGGGAATCTCCGGTCATGTCGAAATAATACTTGCCTCCATCTGGTACCGTGTATCATGTGGAAATGTACTTTTATGAAAGCGCGGTCATGTGACCGCGCCTCCTGCATCTAATTTTTCACTGAGGTCATGCCATGAGTTCCAATCGCGACAAGCTGTTCGACATCCTGTTCACCAAGTCCTTTATCTACCGGGAAGATCCGCCCTTTACCCTCGTATCGGGCCGCCAGAGCTTCTACTATTTTGACTGCAAGGCCACGACCCTCGACGCGGAAGGGGTGACCCTCATCGGCGAGGTCATGTGTGACGCCATTGAGCCCTTAATCGGCCCCCTGGCCATAGACGGCATCGGCGGCCTCACCCTCGGCGCCGATCCCATTTCCATATCCACGGCAATAGCCGCCGGGAAAAGGGGGCGGACGATATCGCCCCTCATCGTGCGCAAGGAGCCCAAGAAGCATGGGACGCAGAAGTGGATCGAAGGCGACGCCGGCCGGGTGAAGAACGTGGTTGTCATCGACGATGTCATTACCACCGGCGGCTCCACCATTACAGCAATCGAGCGGCTGCGTGAATCGGGGCTCACGGTGGTGAAGGCCGCGGTCATCATCGACCGTGAGGAAGGGGGGCGCGAGGGCATCGAGCAAACCGGGGTCGAGGTGGTCTCGCTCTTTAAAAGATCGGATTTTGATGCCCGCAGGCTCGGAAAATGATCAATTGATATCGTCCAGGAAT
This window harbors:
- the pyrE gene encoding orotate phosphoribosyltransferase codes for the protein MSSNRDKLFDILFTKSFIYREDPPFTLVSGRQSFYYFDCKATTLDAEGVTLIGEVMCDAIEPLIGPLAIDGIGGLTLGADPISISTAIAAGKRGRTISPLIVRKEPKKHGTQKWIEGDAGRVKNVVVIDDVITTGGSTITAIERLRESGLTVVKAAVIIDREEGGREGIEQTGVEVVSLFKRSDFDARRLGK